From Pelmatolapia mariae isolate MD_Pm_ZW linkage group LG1, Pm_UMD_F_2, whole genome shotgun sequence, one genomic window encodes:
- the LOC134636805 gene encoding uncharacterized protein LOC134636805 — protein MDMKDSLVKGGVLIAHKINEGKHQYVVENVVKYKMENKGKLFVRKGDKLLQINGMDLNDLTPEELANVIAEGSPMLTVCKPAKEEDHTEQTSLTEDTLQPVSKEPTLLSFSWEMTREDDPEGTEVETQEEEKEMGNIEEDLCQAKTEENEMFVVEMTKTSISLVRGRGCDATGCTLNDIIVVAESSTVTLVPRGGGSLRQEKLSNVLIENLATRQYLRGICSERIVYASPNPEKITIYYYKSSGFRRGSSGMPVVLNLTDSNCFLMCCKQADRVLLKVETCEKQRLKQISKSDESTLSFVFYMKGDSARRRRFESALYRGWFINVCNTDTVGVATLEEHTVDQSFLFIIQK, from the exons ATGGACATGAAG gaTTCTCTGGTTAAGGGCGGTGTGCTGATTGCACACAAGATCAATGAGGGAAAGCATCAATATGTAGTGGAAAATGTGGTGAAGTACAAAATGGAGAATAAAGGAAAACTTTTTGTCAG AAAAGGAGACAAGCTTCTGCAGATAAATGGCATGGACCTGAATGATCTTACACCTGAGGAGCTGGCAAACGTGATAGCTGAGGGGAGTCCAATGCTG ACAGTGTGCAAACCAGCCAAGGAAGAGGACCACACTGAGCAGACATCCCTGACTGAAGACACTTTACAACCAGTCTCTAAAGAGCCCACACTCCTCAGCTTTAGCTGGGAGATGACAAGGGAGGATGACCCGGAGGGAACTGAAGTGGAGAcgcaggaagaagaaaaggagatgGGGAATATTGAAGAGGATCTTTGCCAAGCGAAAACTGAGGAGAATGAGATGTTTGTTGTCGAGATGACAAAAACTAGCATCTCTCTGGTGAGAGGCAGGGGCTGTGATGCGACAGGATGTACCCTTAATGACATCATCGTGGTGGCAGAATCCAGCACGGTGACGCTTG TTCCGAGAGGAGGCGGCAGTTTACGGCAGGAAAAGTTGTCGAATGTTTTAATTGAAAATCTGGCCACTCGCCAATACCTCCGAGGTATCTGTTCTGAGAGGATCGTCTATGCTTCTCCAAATCCAG AGAAAATTACTATCTACTACTACAAGTCAAGCGGTTTCAGAAGGGGTTCCAGTGGGATGCCAGTGGTGCTAAACCTCACAGATTCCAACTGCTTCCTCATGTGCTGCAAACAAGCGGACAGAGTGCTCCTAAAAGTGGAG ACATGTGAGAAGCAGAGGCTGAAGCAGATCTCCAAGAGCGATGAGAGTACCCTCTCCTTTGTGTTTTACATGAAGGGTGACTCAGCGAGACGACGGAGATTTGAGTCAGCATTGTATCGCGGTTGGTTCATCAACGTTTGCAACACAGACACAGTGGGCGTGGCAACCCTGGAAGAACATACAGTGGATCAGTCCTTCCTCTTCATCATTCAAAAGTGA
- the ace2 gene encoding angiotensin-converting enzyme 2, with protein MSPRILVTLLAVSCAVSAQSDVESQAREFLDRFDKEGSDLIYQYSLASWAYNTNITQENADKEAEQLAIWGTFYNRMSEESQKYPIDQVNDLEIKLQLISLQDKGSGALSADKAAHLNKVMSEMSTIYSTATVCMLDNPLNCLTLEPGLDEIMATSRNYDERLHVWEGWRKEVGKRMRPLYEDYVDLKNEAAKLNGFEDYGAYWRYNYETLEDDVMYHYTGNELMEDVRVIYKRILPLYKELHAYVRAKLMEVYPGHIESDGFLPAHLLGDMWGRFWTNLYSLTVPYPDKPDIDVSQSMVEKGWTKLQLFQEAEKFFMSVGLYKMFDNFWTYSMFEHPNDGRNVVCHPTAWDMGNRKDFRIKMCTQVNMDNYLTAHHEMGHNQYQMAYRNLSYLLRDGANEGFHEAVGEIMSLSAATPKHLQSLNLLPADFIYDQDTEINFLLKQALTIVATLPFTYMLEEWRWQVFAGNITEDEWMQRWWQMKREMVGVMEPVPRDETYCDPPALFHVSGDYSFIRYFTRTIYQFQFQKALCDAAGHTGDLSACDITNSIEAGTKLRNMLELGRSKSWTRALQAISGDTRMDAQPLLDYFHKLYEWLQADNKKHNRVVGWSEDPYPEYSIKVRLSLNSAMGDDAYPWNANELYLFRANIAYALRQYYSQKNKTLPFTTTNVITYMETPRISFYVVAKNPNTPTEFIPKNELKEAIRLARGRINDAFKLDDNTLEFAGILPTLASPTEQPVQVWLVVFGVVMGIVVVAGVYLVVSGVKERRKKKPGVENPYESSTDGQSNKAYDDSDNEQTGF; from the exons ATGTCTCCGAGGATTCTTGTAACGCTCCTGGCCGTGTCCTGTGCTGTTTCTGCTCAGTCAGACGTGGAGAGCCAGGCGAGGGAGTTCCTGGACAGGTTTGACAAGGAGGGGAGTGACCTGATATACCAGTACTCGCTGGCATCATGGGCCTACAACACCAACATCACACAGGAGAACGCAGACAAAGAG GCAGAACAGTTAGCGATCTGGGGCACGTTTTACAACAGAATGTCTGAAGAGTCCCAGAAATACCCCATCGACCAGGTCAACGACCTGGAAATCAAATTACAGCTCATTTCCCTACAAGACAAAGGCTCTGGTGCTTTGTCCGCAGATAAAGCTGCACAC CTGAATAAAGTCATGAGTGAGATGAGCACAATCTACAGCACAGCCACAGTGTGTATGCTTGACAACCCGCTTAACTGTCTGACTTTGGAGCCAG GACTGGACGAAATAATGGCCACTAGTCGAAACTATGACGAACGTCTCCATGTGTGGGAGGGCTGGAGGAAAGAAGTAGGAAAGAGGATGAGACCTCTCTATGAAGACTACGTGGATCTGAAGAATGAAGCTGCCAAGCTAAATG GTTTTGAAGACTATGGCGCTTACTGGAGATACAACTACGAGACTCTTGAGGACGACGTCATGTACCATTACACAGGCAATGAGTTAATGGAAGATGTCCGTGTAATATACAAACGG atCCTGCCTTTATACAAGGAGCTGCATGCCTATGTGAGAGCCAAGCTTATGGAGGTCTATCCAGGGCATATTGAATCAGATGGATTTCTCCCAGCCCACTTGCTGG GTGACATGTGGGGAAGATTCTGGACCAACCTTTATTCTCTAACAGTGCCCTATCCTGACAAACCGGATATCGATGTCAGTCAGTCTATGGTGGAAAAG GGTTGGACCAAGCTTCAGCTTTTCCAAGAAGCTGAGAAGTTCTTCATGTCTGTGGGGCTCTACAAGATGTTTGACAACTTCTGGACTTACTCTATGTTTGAACATCCCAATGATGGACGCAATGTGGTCTGTCACCCCACAGCCTGGGACATGGGAAACAGAAAGGACTTTAG GATCAAGATGTGCACCCAGGTTAACATGGACAACTACCTCACAGCACACCATGAAATGGGACACAACCAGTACCAGATGGCTTACCGCAACCTGTCCTACCTTCTGAGGGACGGAGCCAATGAGGGTTTCCACGAGGCTGTTGGAGAAATCATGTCCCTCTCTGCTGCAACACCCAAACACCTACAGAGCCTGAATCTCCTGCCTGCTGACTTTATTTATGATCAAG ACACAGAGATCAACTTTCTGCTGAAACAGGCACTCACTATTGTGGCCACCCTGCCTTTCACCTACATGCTGGAGGAATGGAGGTGGCAGGTGTTTGCAGGGAACATCACCGAGGATGAATGGATGCAACGCTGGTGGCAGATGAA GAGAGAGATGGTTGGGGTGATGGAGCCAGTGCCAAGAGATGAGACTTACTGTGACCCACCCGCTCTGTTCCATGTGTCTGGAGACTATTCATTCATCAG GTACTTCACACGAACCATCTACCAGTTTCAGTTCCAAAAAGCGCTCTGCGATGCGGCCGGTCACACAGGCGACCTGTCTGCATGTGACATCACTAATTCTATCGAAGCAGGAACCAAGCTAAG gAATATGTTAGAACTTGGAAGGTCTAAGTCTTGGACCAGGGCTTTGCAAGCAATATCTGGTGACACAAGGATGGATGCCCAACCTCTGCTGGACTATTTCCATAAACTTTATGAGTGGTTGCAGGCAGATAACAAGAAACACAACAGGGTGGTAGGCTGGAGTGAAGATCCAT ATCCGGAATATTCAATTAAAGTGAGACTAAGTTTAAATTCTGCAATGGGCGATGATGCT TACCCCTGGAATGCCAATGAGCTTTACCTGTTCCGGGCCAACATTGCTTATGCCTTGAGGCAGTACTACAGCCAGAAGAACAAGACTCTTCCTTTCAC AACAACTAATGTCATCACCTATATGGAGACTCCCAGAATCTCCTTCTACGTTGTCGCCAAAAACCCAAATACACCCACTGAATTCATCCCAAAGAATGAGCTGAAGGAAGCTATCAG GTTAGCTCGAGGCCGGATCAACGACGCCTTCAAGTTAGATGATAATACTCTGGAGTTTGCCGGTATCCTACCAACACTGGCCTCACCCACTGAGCAACCTGTTCAGGTGTGGCTGGTAGTATTTGGTGTAGTTATGGGCATTGTGGTGGTAGCTGGCGTCTACCTTGTCGTCTCTGGTGTCAAGGAGCGCAGGAA GAAAAAGCCTGGTGTGGAGAACCCCTATGAGTCATCCACTGATGGACAAAGCAATAAAGCCTATGATGACAGTGACAATGAGCAAACTGGATTCTGA